In the Deinococcus aerolatus genome, one interval contains:
- a CDS encoding acyl-CoA thioesterase produces MTAQPSAVPSGGRIPALNWNDAHRTSIQLRFADVDAMGHVNNARYAEFLEVARMDMSQSLGIQGDDDHSMLARLELDYVREIRLGQTVFIESLVERVGRSSWTVAARFVADNVPCAFARSVQVRVNADHIPEALPERFRELVAPLLAHGAPGS; encoded by the coding sequence ATGACCGCTCAGCCTTCTGCCGTGCCCTCTGGCGGGCGCATTCCCGCCCTGAACTGGAACGACGCCCACCGCACCTCCATTCAGCTGCGCTTTGCCGACGTGGACGCCATGGGCCACGTCAACAACGCCCGCTACGCCGAGTTTCTGGAAGTGGCCCGCATGGACATGTCGCAGAGCCTGGGCATCCAGGGCGACGACGATCACTCCATGCTGGCCCGCCTGGAACTGGACTACGTGCGCGAGATTCGGCTGGGGCAGACCGTGTTTATCGAATCGCTGGTGGAGCGGGTGGGCCGCAGCAGCTGGACCGTGGCGGCCCGCTTCGTGGCCGACAACGTACCGTGCGCCTTTGCCCGTTCGGTGCAGGTGCGCGTGAACGCGGACCACATCCCCGAAGCGCTGCCCGAACGCTTCCGGGAGCTGGTGGCGCCGCTGCTGGCCCACGGCGCCCCCGGGTCATGA
- a CDS encoding S8 family peptidase, with the protein MVPQSRNRFYLSLTAATLTAALLASCGSQPNQPPNSQATLTTQKVTSTPDLPKNYKYLHTLSIPASVSRASLQKMYGGYIVAYHPETGNAIIANNNLSKGSYDSEGVEVNSRSFNISVQGFSTWATGFSTWATGFSTWATGFSTWATGTSALTMATTFSQNVPAWNMIQLSQAQSLVPELGQGVKVAVLDTGFDLSHPSFQGKLDIRNAKDFIDGDNVPQEGGAQFDGYGHGTAAASIVLQIAPKVTILPIRVLDADGNGDTSTIASAIDYAVSAGAEVINLSLGSNVNTSVLNTAIQNAVNKGVAVICASGNTGNTAVLFPAVRADTTTVQGYGSVGVGSVGTNFLKSSFSTYGANLEITAPGENLVAAFPGSQIASVTGTSFSTPVVSGIVALALSTGAPNTTAREISAILTNLNSSATAPRDPLFLLGLGYGTVNAYSFIKNYR; encoded by the coding sequence ATGGTCCCTCAATCCCGCAACCGGTTCTACCTCAGCCTGACCGCAGCCACCCTGACTGCGGCCCTGCTGGCGTCCTGTGGTAGCCAGCCAAACCAGCCGCCGAACAGTCAGGCCACGCTCACGACCCAGAAGGTCACCAGCACCCCGGACCTGCCCAAGAACTACAAGTACCTGCACACCCTGAGCATTCCGGCCAGCGTGTCCAGGGCCAGCCTGCAGAAGATGTATGGCGGATACATCGTTGCCTACCACCCCGAAACGGGCAACGCCATCATCGCCAACAACAACCTTTCCAAGGGCAGTTACGACAGCGAAGGAGTGGAGGTCAATTCCAGGTCCTTTAACATCAGCGTGCAGGGGTTCAGCACCTGGGCCACCGGGTTCAGCACCTGGGCCACTGGATTCAGCACCTGGGCCACTGGATTCAGCACCTGGGCCACTGGAACCAGCGCACTCACCATGGCCACGACCTTCAGCCAGAATGTCCCGGCCTGGAACATGATCCAACTCAGTCAGGCACAGTCGTTGGTCCCGGAACTGGGTCAGGGCGTGAAGGTGGCGGTGCTGGATACCGGTTTTGACCTGAGCCACCCTTCCTTCCAGGGCAAGCTGGACATCAGAAATGCCAAGGACTTTATTGACGGCGACAATGTGCCCCAGGAAGGCGGCGCGCAGTTTGACGGCTATGGGCACGGCACGGCCGCTGCCAGCATCGTTTTGCAGATCGCGCCTAAGGTCACGATCCTGCCCATCCGGGTGCTGGACGCTGACGGCAACGGTGACACCAGCACGATTGCCAGCGCGATTGATTACGCCGTCTCGGCAGGGGCCGAGGTCATCAACCTCAGCCTGGGCAGCAACGTCAACACCAGCGTCTTGAATACGGCCATCCAGAATGCCGTCAACAAGGGCGTCGCCGTGATCTGCGCGTCGGGCAATACGGGCAACACCGCTGTGCTGTTCCCGGCAGTCAGGGCAGACACGACCACCGTGCAGGGCTACGGCTCGGTCGGGGTGGGGAGCGTGGGCACCAATTTCCTGAAGTCCAGCTTCAGCACCTATGGTGCAAACCTGGAAATCACCGCGCCCGGCGAGAACCTCGTCGCCGCCTTCCCTGGCTCACAGATCGCCAGCGTGACCGGCACCTCGTTCTCGACCCCGGTGGTTTCGGGCATCGTGGCCCTGGCCCTGTCCACAGGCGCGCCCAACACCACGGCCAGAGAAATTTCAGCTATATTAACGAATCTTAATAGTTCTGCCACTGCGCCTCGCGACCCCCTGTTTCTCTTGGGACTGGGTTACGGCACGGTGAACGCCTACTCCTTCATCAAGAATTACCGCTAG
- a CDS encoding cell division protein FtsB, which produces MTDAPAPPPPPSPPHRTGWRRLSLRRLARLPLTMMLTSLLVGLGIVQLSFQLINTAYRSVSWTQQTQEVRSRIQDLERDVQILQDAETYTNSPGYLRELARCQGFVGKDERIIVSPQAPESPGENCRALRLP; this is translated from the coding sequence ATGACCGACGCCCCCGCGCCCCCGCCTCCACCGTCCCCACCACACCGGACCGGATGGAGACGCCTGAGCCTGCGGCGCCTGGCCCGGCTGCCGCTGACCATGATGCTCACCAGCCTGCTGGTGGGCCTGGGCATTGTGCAGCTCAGCTTCCAGCTGATCAACACCGCCTACCGCAGCGTGTCCTGGACCCAGCAGACCCAGGAGGTCCGCAGCCGCATTCAGGATCTGGAGCGTGACGTTCAGATCCTGCAGGACGCCGAGACCTACACCAACTCGCCCGGCTACCTGCGCGAACTCGCCCGCTGCCAGGGCTTCGTGGGCAAAGACGAGCGCATCATCGTCAGCCCCCAGGCCCCCGAGAGTCCCGGCGAGAACTGCCGGGCGCTGCGGCTGCCGTGA
- a CDS encoding histidine kinase N-terminal 7TM domain-containing diguanylate cyclase yields the protein MSTLAQTYTLWLSCAGVLALMTAAVAWRRREVPGALGLFAYLLMVAFWTLTYAAHWSSSGPLWPQVWLLASFVGAVSSPVCVWLLTRLLTAPARRVRWPEWTAVLAVSLITVALMITNDPHGLLFGPVAGLRTAHTLLNGGPWFTVVVAHGYVLILLSVIRLIRARQESVGLYRQQVSWVLLGLTVPWAGSFVGVVWGPVFPGLDITPMSFLVTGAVFMYAVLGLRLFDLVPVARHRLIEQLPDGVVVLDQRRRVLDMNQAARRMVETQVHSPLGLPASEVFAHWSAALHDLRDLGDQQLRLALPGDRHLEVRVSSLRDDQQVVQGHMVVWRDVTEQQRAEAQIQAAHEELQQRFLEIQRLQVQLREQSLRDPLTGLHNRRYLQKQLGLLATDPEAAYSVLIFDLDHFKVINDTYGHAGGDRVLQEVAALLQRRFGEQHTLCRYGGEEFVMLLSGPPAAQVQQVAESIRRDIEDLTISHDGQTLRITASFGVATSAEHGPAPEQVLLAADRALYLAKGEGRNRVGVNPGPGQGFTPVGLAALD from the coding sequence ATGTCAACGCTGGCTCAGACCTACACGCTGTGGCTCAGCTGCGCCGGCGTCCTGGCCCTGATGACCGCCGCCGTGGCGTGGCGGCGCCGTGAGGTTCCGGGGGCGCTGGGGCTGTTTGCCTATCTGCTTATGGTGGCGTTCTGGACCCTGACCTACGCGGCGCACTGGAGCAGTTCAGGGCCGCTGTGGCCGCAGGTGTGGCTGCTGGCCAGCTTTGTGGGGGCGGTCTCCAGTCCGGTGTGCGTGTGGCTGCTGACGCGCCTGCTCACGGCCCCGGCCCGCAGGGTCAGGTGGCCGGAATGGACGGCGGTGCTGGCCGTCAGCCTGATCACGGTCGCCCTGATGATCACGAATGATCCGCACGGCCTGCTGTTCGGCCCGGTTGCCGGGCTCCGCACGGCCCATACCCTGCTGAATGGTGGCCCGTGGTTCACGGTGGTGGTGGCGCACGGGTATGTGTTGATTCTGCTCAGCGTCATCCGCCTGATCCGGGCCCGGCAGGAGTCGGTTGGGCTGTACCGCCAGCAGGTCAGCTGGGTGCTGCTGGGCCTGACGGTGCCGTGGGCCGGTAGCTTCGTGGGGGTGGTGTGGGGGCCGGTGTTTCCGGGGCTGGACATCACGCCCATGTCGTTTCTGGTGACGGGCGCGGTTTTCATGTACGCCGTGCTGGGGCTGCGCCTGTTCGATCTGGTGCCGGTGGCGCGGCACCGGCTGATCGAGCAGCTGCCGGACGGCGTCGTGGTGCTGGACCAGCGAAGGCGCGTGCTGGACATGAACCAGGCAGCACGCCGGATGGTGGAGACGCAGGTCCATTCGCCGCTGGGCCTGCCGGCCTCCGAGGTGTTCGCGCACTGGAGCGCGGCGCTGCACGACCTGCGTGACCTGGGCGACCAGCAGCTTCGGCTGGCGCTGCCGGGGGACCGCCACCTGGAGGTGCGGGTGTCGAGCCTGAGAGACGACCAGCAGGTGGTTCAGGGCCACATGGTGGTGTGGCGCGACGTCACCGAGCAGCAGCGGGCCGAAGCCCAGATTCAGGCCGCCCACGAGGAACTTCAGCAACGCTTCCTGGAAATTCAGCGCCTTCAGGTGCAGCTCAGAGAGCAGAGTCTGCGTGACCCCCTGACCGGGCTGCACAATCGCCGGTATCTCCAGAAGCAGCTGGGCCTGCTGGCCACTGACCCGGAGGCGGCGTACAGCGTCCTGATCTTTGACCTCGACCACTTCAAGGTCATCAACGACACCTACGGGCATGCAGGCGGCGACCGGGTCCTGCAGGAGGTGGCCGCCCTGCTGCAACGGCGCTTCGGGGAACAGCACACCCTGTGCCGTTACGGAGGCGAGGAATTCGTGATGCTGCTGTCCGGTCCCCCGGCAGCCCAGGTCCAGCAGGTGGCCGAGAGCATCCGGCGCGACATCGAGGACCTCACTATTTCTCATGATGGGCAGACCCTCAGAATCACGGCGTCGTTCGGGGTGGCCACCTCAGCGGAACACGGACCCGCCCCCGAGCAGGTCCTGCTGGCGGCCGACCGCGCCCTGTACCTGGCCAAGGGGGAGGGCCGCAACCGGGTCGGCGTGAACCCCGGCCCCGGCCAGGGGTTCACGCCGGTGGGTCTGGCAGCCCTGGACTGA
- a CDS encoding S8 family peptidase, translated as MKHTHYLLPILTGALLASCGTTPVTTPQAYSAGSSLQAQGGTTEEPTMKSAAASGRIGAWAKGRIGAWAKGLDSSTVASGVPNTFSENAAAWKLIKLPEAQAMAPNLGRGVVVAVIDTGLDVSHPVFAGHLTAPESWYDFVGQDTDPSDVSSSGGDLYGHGTAVASLVLQVAPEARILPIRVLNATGGGTVKNLAAGVDWAVKQGAQVINLSVASGVDGELSLALERAAAQGIYITLAAGNEGFQQVAYPARNTTKEDSMLGRYGVNAGAVSPDMALADWSNYGNTLELAAPGVDLATAVPNGEYAVVNGTSFAAPVLSGTLALALGESYSPTLKGQLALMMNTTATDITPANRGLTRGKSNILGNGVVNAWLFMKKVLR; from the coding sequence ATGAAGCACACCCATTATCTCCTCCCGATCCTGACCGGAGCCTTGCTGGCCTCCTGTGGCACCACCCCCGTCACCACGCCCCAGGCGTACAGCGCTGGCAGCAGCCTGCAGGCCCAGGGTGGCACCACTGAAGAACCCACCATGAAGTCAGCGGCCGCAAGCGGCCGGATCGGCGCCTGGGCCAAGGGCAGAATCGGCGCCTGGGCCAAGGGTCTGGACAGCAGCACGGTTGCCAGCGGCGTTCCCAACACCTTCAGCGAGAACGCGGCGGCGTGGAAGCTCATTAAACTGCCCGAAGCCCAGGCCATGGCCCCCAACCTGGGCCGAGGTGTGGTTGTGGCCGTGATCGACACTGGCCTGGACGTGTCGCACCCCGTCTTTGCTGGTCACCTGACGGCCCCCGAAAGCTGGTACGACTTCGTGGGACAGGATACCGATCCGAGCGATGTCTCCAGCTCTGGCGGCGACCTGTATGGCCACGGCACGGCGGTGGCCAGCCTGGTGTTGCAGGTGGCTCCTGAAGCCAGGATTCTGCCCATCCGCGTTCTGAACGCAACAGGCGGAGGGACCGTTAAAAACCTTGCCGCCGGGGTGGACTGGGCCGTCAAGCAGGGCGCACAGGTGATTAACCTGTCGGTCGCGTCCGGTGTGGACGGCGAACTGAGTCTGGCGCTCGAGCGCGCCGCCGCACAGGGCATCTATATCACCCTCGCCGCAGGAAACGAGGGCTTTCAACAGGTCGCGTACCCGGCACGCAACACGACCAAGGAGGACAGTATGCTCGGCCGGTACGGCGTGAACGCCGGGGCCGTGAGCCCGGACATGGCCCTGGCCGACTGGTCCAACTACGGCAATACCCTGGAGCTTGCCGCGCCGGGCGTGGACCTCGCCACCGCCGTTCCGAATGGGGAGTACGCCGTGGTCAACGGCACCTCGTTCGCAGCGCCGGTGCTGAGCGGCACGCTGGCCCTGGCGCTGGGCGAGTCTTACAGCCCCACCCTCAAGGGTCAGCTGGCCCTGATGATGAATACCACGGCCACCGACATCACACCCGCCAACCGCGGGCTGACCCGGGGCAAAAGCAACATTCTGGGCAACGGCGTGGTCAACGCCTGGCTGTTCATGAAAAAAGTCCTGCGATAA
- a CDS encoding ROK family protein: MTTLPLSEQLSIGVDVGGTKIATGVLRGDELQDRHVQPTPETGWEAVLDVVAAQIRDLQARHPDARLIGVGIPGPLNNDRTRVKFAPNIYGFTDVPMVDGLLERLSQRIVLENDAKAAALAEAHLGAARGTESSIYVTVSTGIGAGIVLNGRLWRGRHGVAGELGHITVMPGGPVSGAGLDGALEAVASGTAIARDASYALNRDVSTAEAFTLAQQGHPGARRVTAQAMKHIGVALADLQKVIDPEVFVIGGGVASVGDYFFHGVQAAADEYAKGFAPVTIRRAQLGPDAGVIGAALAARYG; encoded by the coding sequence ATGACCACTTTGCCTCTGTCCGAACAGCTCAGCATCGGCGTGGATGTCGGCGGTACCAAGATCGCCACCGGCGTGCTGCGCGGCGACGAATTACAGGACCGCCACGTCCAGCCCACCCCCGAGACCGGCTGGGAGGCGGTGCTGGACGTCGTTGCAGCCCAGATCCGTGACCTTCAGGCCAGGCACCCGGACGCCCGCCTGATCGGTGTGGGGATTCCAGGGCCGCTGAACAACGACCGCACCCGCGTCAAGTTCGCCCCCAACATCTACGGCTTTACCGACGTGCCCATGGTTGACGGCCTGCTGGAGCGGCTGTCGCAGCGCATCGTGCTGGAAAACGACGCCAAGGCGGCCGCGCTGGCCGAGGCCCACCTGGGCGCGGCGCGCGGCACCGAGAGCAGCATCTACGTGACTGTCAGCACCGGCATCGGCGCGGGCATTGTTCTGAACGGGCGCCTGTGGCGCGGGCGGCACGGCGTGGCCGGGGAGCTGGGGCACATCACGGTGATGCCCGGCGGCCCGGTCAGCGGTGCGGGGCTGGACGGCGCGCTGGAGGCCGTGGCCAGCGGCACCGCGATTGCCCGCGACGCCAGCTACGCCCTGAACCGCGACGTCAGCACCGCCGAGGCCTTCACGCTGGCGCAGCAGGGCCACCCCGGCGCGCGGCGCGTGACCGCGCAGGCCATGAAGCACATCGGCGTGGCGCTGGCTGACCTGCAGAAGGTCATTGACCCGGAGGTGTTCGTGATCGGCGGCGGCGTCGCCAGCGTGGGCGATTACTTCTTCCACGGCGTGCAGGCGGCTGCCGACGAGTACGCCAAGGGGTTTGCGCCGGTGACCATCCGCCGCGCCCAGCTTGGGCCGGACGCGGGCGTGATCGGCGCGGCGCTGGCGGCCCGCTATGGGTAA
- a CDS encoding diguanylate cyclase: MDADPTAAVQVLQSASGVLATWPLELQGEAHNIWAQGLLGLEEGEAALHHARRATDLFAEAGDLPGQIAALLCQTEAEVLCEHYDRVSELGQDIMHLLAGQRTAELAQAFKLQGMALFLQGRYREASAVILDESVVREELQDHAGYAKCLNNLGLIHIELGDLHQALEHLARCFEYITHCPEPLHSLESACLINIGNIHQIGHEYDRATEAFGQGMAAAQQAGDTANEIAGLTGLGLIARDRGQHKDALHLLLQALRLAQASGRRYNEAETLDNLGQIYAGMGQRALALETFGQALDLSRELGALPSEQNALMHLALVQAEGGELEQAAAHFELALACARQSGSERAALEIHDHLGEVLQRLGRFEQAALQLREALALERGLHNQDRQETFLNLTAQLEVERARHQAETYRLMNQTSQQARAEAELEVQQRTADLELAQREIISRLGLVGEYRDDKTGSHTQRVSQLAASLAQAIGLTPTEVELVRLAARLHDIGKIAVPDVVLLKTDRLTAEEFTIMKHHTTIGARVLEGGQSDLMRMAEQIALTHHERWDGSGYPQGLQGDSIPLMGRIVAIVDVWDALTTERPYKKAWSREEAWREMAEQSGKHFDPYLIEVFLGMIAGSFHSDSEVPPAVGAQALNPSEQLKPADTAFDARPSVPAHVIQHVGVLNESAWQMRRAEPAESLREAREAQLISEQHDHHLGLAYALRTLGFHDILLSEFKPALTKVDQAVSIAQAYGDLALERDCQNLLGNVYRVIYNTERAIECLLEAMELSRRLDDLAGEANALMNLGVVASSRLKDLDKALSYYQQAYEVFDKAGNAPAQVACLYSIADAHQELGQFAQAQAYGERAAQGSIDGGDTLHQALSVSVIARALDGQGHTAQATALHQQALELLQAPQLDMPEPLAWVQLYSASNLEAGGAVQEAWSLYEQVLTNSQQFAWPELAVLAHHKLTVLHKGRGDMERAMIHLEGEREVQRQLLEEEMAMKTRALMVQYEVDRAESEAKLYKLRSVELASANVALEQANREKSALVAALQEQSLVLERQLRDDSLTGVFNRHHIETILAREFDQHRAEGRVLSLIMLDVDHFKQVNDRFSHPVGDEVLRQLGARLLSSCRSSDAPGRYGGEEFVLVLPDTPLPQAVAVARRLRAAVEQTDWPALAPGLRVTLSLGVATNEGLPNFERLVAQADEKLYEAKRDRNCVAF, encoded by the coding sequence GTGGACGCTGACCCCACGGCGGCGGTGCAGGTGCTGCAGTCGGCTTCCGGGGTGCTGGCCACCTGGCCTCTTGAGCTGCAGGGCGAGGCGCACAACATCTGGGCTCAGGGCCTGCTGGGGCTGGAGGAAGGTGAAGCCGCGCTGCACCACGCCCGGCGTGCCACTGACCTCTTTGCCGAGGCCGGTGACCTGCCGGGGCAGATTGCGGCCCTGCTGTGCCAGACCGAGGCCGAGGTCCTGTGCGAGCACTACGACCGGGTGTCCGAGCTGGGCCAGGACATCATGCATCTGCTGGCCGGTCAGCGGACAGCAGAGCTGGCCCAGGCCTTCAAGCTGCAGGGCATGGCGCTTTTCCTCCAGGGCAGGTACCGCGAAGCCAGCGCCGTCATTCTCGACGAGTCGGTGGTGCGTGAGGAACTGCAGGACCATGCGGGGTACGCCAAATGCCTGAACAACCTTGGGCTGATTCATATTGAGCTGGGCGATCTGCATCAGGCGCTGGAACATCTGGCCCGCTGTTTCGAGTACATCACCCACTGCCCGGAACCGTTGCACAGCCTGGAAAGCGCCTGCCTGATCAACATTGGCAACATCCACCAGATCGGGCACGAATACGACCGGGCAACTGAGGCCTTCGGCCAGGGCATGGCCGCCGCCCAGCAGGCCGGGGACACCGCCAATGAAATTGCCGGGCTGACCGGTCTGGGGCTGATCGCCAGAGACCGCGGGCAGCACAAGGACGCCCTGCATCTGCTGCTTCAGGCCCTGCGGCTGGCCCAGGCCAGTGGACGCCGCTACAACGAGGCGGAAACCCTGGACAACCTGGGACAGATTTACGCCGGAATGGGACAGCGGGCACTGGCGCTGGAGACGTTCGGGCAGGCGCTGGACCTGTCCCGGGAACTGGGCGCCCTGCCCAGCGAACAGAATGCCCTGATGCACCTGGCCCTTGTGCAGGCAGAGGGCGGCGAGCTCGAGCAGGCGGCGGCCCACTTTGAGCTGGCCCTGGCCTGCGCCCGGCAAAGCGGCAGTGAGCGCGCCGCACTGGAGATTCACGATCACCTGGGGGAAGTCCTGCAGCGGCTGGGCCGCTTCGAGCAGGCCGCCCTGCAACTCAGGGAAGCCCTGGCCCTGGAACGGGGCCTGCACAATCAGGACCGGCAGGAGACCTTCCTGAACCTGACCGCCCAGCTGGAAGTGGAGCGGGCCCGGCATCAGGCCGAAACCTACCGCCTGATGAACCAGACCTCGCAGCAGGCCCGTGCCGAGGCCGAACTGGAGGTTCAGCAGCGGACGGCCGATCTGGAACTGGCCCAGCGCGAGATCATCTCGCGCCTGGGTCTGGTGGGTGAGTACCGCGACGACAAGACGGGTAGCCACACGCAGCGGGTTTCTCAGCTGGCCGCTTCCCTGGCTCAGGCCATCGGACTGACCCCCACCGAGGTGGAACTGGTGCGGCTGGCCGCGCGGCTACACGACATCGGCAAGATTGCGGTTCCCGATGTCGTTCTGCTCAAGACCGACAGACTGACAGCCGAAGAGTTCACCATCATGAAACACCACACGACCATCGGGGCGCGTGTGCTGGAAGGCGGCCAGTCCGACCTGATGCGGATGGCCGAGCAGATCGCCCTGACGCACCATGAGCGCTGGGACGGCAGCGGGTATCCCCAGGGCCTGCAGGGCGACAGCATTCCCCTGATGGGCAGAATTGTGGCCATCGTGGATGTCTGGGACGCCCTGACGACCGAACGGCCCTACAAGAAAGCCTGGTCCAGGGAAGAGGCCTGGCGGGAAATGGCCGAGCAGTCCGGCAAACACTTCGATCCCTACCTGATCGAGGTGTTTCTGGGCATGATCGCCGGCTCCTTTCACTCGGATTCCGAGGTCCCGCCCGCTGTGGGCGCACAGGCCCTGAACCCATCCGAGCAGCTGAAACCCGCCGACACCGCGTTTGACGCGAGGCCCAGCGTACCGGCGCACGTGATCCAGCACGTGGGGGTCCTGAACGAGTCGGCGTGGCAGATGCGGCGGGCAGAGCCGGCCGAGAGTCTCCGTGAGGCGCGCGAGGCCCAGCTGATCTCCGAGCAACATGACCACCATCTGGGACTGGCCTATGCCCTGCGGACCCTGGGCTTCCACGACATCCTGCTGTCCGAATTCAAGCCCGCGTTGACCAAGGTTGATCAGGCCGTGTCTATTGCACAGGCCTATGGCGACCTAGCCCTGGAGCGCGATTGTCAGAACCTGCTGGGCAACGTTTACCGCGTCATCTACAACACGGAGCGGGCCATCGAATGTCTGCTTGAAGCAATGGAACTGTCCAGGCGACTCGACGATCTGGCGGGCGAGGCCAACGCCCTGATGAACCTGGGTGTGGTGGCATCATCCCGCCTGAAGGACCTGGACAAGGCCCTGTCGTACTACCAGCAGGCCTACGAAGTTTTCGACAAGGCTGGCAATGCGCCGGCCCAGGTGGCCTGCCTGTACAGTATTGCCGACGCCCATCAGGAGCTGGGTCAGTTTGCACAGGCCCAGGCGTACGGCGAGCGGGCCGCCCAGGGCAGTATCGACGGCGGGGATACACTTCATCAGGCGCTGTCGGTCTCGGTAATTGCCCGGGCCCTGGATGGACAGGGCCACACGGCGCAGGCCACAGCGCTGCACCAGCAGGCGCTGGAACTTTTGCAGGCGCCGCAGCTGGATATGCCCGAGCCGCTGGCCTGGGTGCAGTTGTATTCCGCCTCCAACCTGGAGGCGGGCGGCGCCGTTCAGGAGGCCTGGAGCCTGTACGAACAGGTGCTGACCAACAGCCAGCAGTTCGCATGGCCGGAACTTGCCGTGCTGGCCCACCACAAGCTGACGGTCCTGCACAAGGGCCGCGGCGATATGGAACGCGCCATGATCCATCTGGAGGGCGAGCGAGAAGTCCAGCGGCAATTGCTTGAGGAAGAGATGGCCATGAAAACCCGGGCGCTGATGGTGCAGTACGAGGTGGACCGGGCCGAATCCGAGGCGAAGCTGTACAAGCTGCGCTCGGTGGAACTGGCCAGTGCCAATGTGGCGCTGGAACAGGCCAACCGGGAGAAGAGCGCGCTGGTGGCGGCCCTGCAGGAACAGTCGCTTGTGCTGGAACGCCAGCTGCGCGACGACAGCCTGACCGGCGTCTTCAACCGCCACCACATCGAGACGATCCTGGCGCGTGAATTTGATCAGCACCGGGCCGAGGGCCGCGTCCTGTCGCTGATCATGCTTGACGTGGACCACTTCAAACAGGTCAACGACAGGTTTTCCCATCCCGTTGGGGACGAGGTGCTGCGCCAGCTGGGTGCCCGGCTGCTGTCCTCGTGCCGCTCCTCAGACGCGCCTGGGCGCTACGGCGGCGAGGAATTCGTGCTGGTGCTGCCAGACACCCCCCTGCCCCAGGCCGTCGCGGTCGCCAGACGCCTGCGCGCCGCCGTTGAGCAGACCGACTGGCCGGCCCTCGCCCCGGGCCTCCGCGTGACCCTCTCGCTGGGGGTGGCCACCAATGAAGGGTTGCCCAATTTCGAGCGACTGGTGGCCCAGGCGGACGAGAAGCTTTACGAGGCCAAACGGGACCGCAATTGCGTCGCTTTCTGA